In Paenibacillus dendritiformis, the DNA window GTCACCTCGAAATGATTGCAGTCATACAATTCAGGGTATTATAATAAAAAAATATAAAGCTTCATTACGTTAAAGGATTATTTTATTAAAGGAGAGTTGCTATGGCGGGTAATGACAGAAAGAAGATTATAGAGAGTGTTCCGCAAAAGGGATTTTTCGGGCATCCCAAAGGCTTGTTCACCCTATTTTTCACCGAGTTCTGGGAGCGATTTTCCTATTATGGAATGAGGGCTATTCTTGTATTCTTTATGTACTATGAAGTGTCGCGGGGCGGACTCGGGTTTCCGGAGAACACCGCGCTTGCGATAATGTCCATCTACGGATCACTCGTGTATATGTCGGGAATCATCGGCGGTTGGATGGCTGACCGGATTTTAGGCACGTCGAGAGCCGTTTTTTATGGCGGTATCTTGATCATGCTCGGTCATATCGCGCTGGCTGTACCGGGAAATGCTTCGCTGTTCTTTATATCCATGATCTTGATTGTGTTAGGCACCGGTCTCTTGAAACCCAATGCATCGAGCTTAGTAGGGGAAATTTACGGCGAACAAGATAACCGCCGGGATGCGGGCTTTAGCATTTTCTATATGGGGATCAACCTTGGAGGATTCCTGTCTCCTCTAGTGGTAGGAACCGTCGGAATGAATAATTTCCACCTTGGCTTCGGCCTGGCTGCTATCGGCATGTTCATCGGCCTGGCCGTATATGCGGCAACCCGCTCCAAAAATCTGGGTCTTGCCGGTACGGTTGTCGTCAACCCGCTCTCACCCGCCGAGAAGAAAAAGGTGTTTGCTCTTCTAGGTGTGAGTGCCGTGGTTCTGGGCGCCTTGATCGCGGTTGCGATTGCATTTGGCGTTCTGACTTTCGATACATTTATCAAGCTGGTTGGGATTCTAGGCATCCTCATTCCAACCCTGTACTTTGTCGTGATGTACCGCAGTCCGAAAACAACGCCTGTCGAGCGTTCGCGGGTTATTGCGTACATTCCTTTGTTCATTGCTTCGATTATGTTCTGGGCCATTCAGGAGCAAGGGTCTACCATTCTGGCCAATTATGCAGACAAGCGTACCCAATTGGAATTCGCAGGCATCCATATCTCACCCGCCTGGTTCCAGTCCTTGAATCCGCTCTTTATTATTTTACTGGCCCCTGTATTCGCTTGGTTGTGGGTAAAGCTCGGAAATCGCCAGCCGACCATACCCCAAAAGTTCTCGCTGGGCTTATTGTTTGGCGGCTTGTCCTTTTTGATCATTCTGCTGCCGGCTTACTTGGGCGGACCCGCTTCGCTCGTCAACCCATTGTGGCTCGTGCTTAGCTACTTCGTCGTGGTACTCGGCGAGCTATGCTTGTCGCCGGTGGGCCTCTCGGCTACGACGAAGCTTGCGCCCGCTGCCTTCACGGCCCAGACCATGAGCCTATGGTTCTTATCCAATGCCGCGGCCCAAGCCATTAACGCCCAAATCGTAAAATTCTATACACCAGAAACCGAGATGCTTTACTTTGGGGTAATCGGAGGGGCAGCCATCGTGCTGAGTCTTCTGCTCTACTTGCTGTCCCCGAAAATCCAAAGCTATATGAAAGGCGTTAAATAAGCAGACTTTCATCCATCAGATAATCTGATTCCTTGCCCTTAGAAAAATAACGAACAACATATGTACTTGCAGCTTAGGGCCGTCAGAAAGGTACGATTTCTGGCGGTCTTGGGTATGCGCGCATTCGACCAGCCAGACTCAAGACGGCGTCCCAAATATGACGATCTCATGAATTTGACGATTCTGTGATAAGTCTACCACCTTTTCGCTATTTCTTCAACCGAAACGTTCATCGCATGCTGTTATTCTTGGAAGAAGATAATGCCACGATGAGACAGAAACAATAACACTGATCAGAGCACAAATGTAACAGGTACTCGTACAGCCGCTTCCTCTCCTCGTTCATCGCGATAAGCCCGCTCCCCTATTAAGAAGACAGGCCTCGCAGCCGTTTGTGGGCCTTGGCGCCGGATTGCCATTCACTCTACATAACTACATATATCTCCTCCGCGAATCGTCCCTCCCTTGCAACCCGGAAAAGACTGCAGCAGCCTCTTCCAGATAAATGGCTCCTTGCAAACGATCCATTCATCTTCTGCCTCAAAACCTGCCAAGATCGGTCATTTGTATTAAAAAGCCCTTTTTCTCGGACGATAAATACTCAAGTCGAATTTTATGGGGGGAGTTCACAACGACAAACATCTTAGAGGAGGGGCTCTATGTTAAGAAGCATTAAGCTGAAACTGATTCTAGCCTTTTTAGTGACAATTCTCGTTCCTATCTCACTCATTGGCGTGATTGTCCATAATAGCATGGTAAAGGAAATCACCGATAATTTCGTGACATCGACTACGAATGAAGTCTCGCAGGTGGACGGCAGAATGTCTCTTTACTTCGATACCGTGAAGGAAAATGTGCAGCTCCTGGCTGCCAGCCCAATCATCCGCCAAGCCGATGACACCATCACCTCATATATGAACCGGCCGGAAAAGAGCAAGGCGACACCTTCAAAAAACGGAGGCATTGAAACCGAGATTTATAAAGAATTAGAGCGGTTTGCCAAAACACATCCCAACACGTCCTCCGTGTTTGTAGGCACGGCCGGTGGCGGCTACGTACAGTGGCCGGAGGATGAATTGGCCGCTCAATATGATCCGCGGACCCGCCCTTGGTACGATGACGGGGTGGCGAATCCCGGCCAAGTCACGATGTCTGAACCGTATGCGGATGCGGTTAGCGGCCTTTTGCGAATGAGCAGCGTAACCGCCGTCAACGACGGCAACGACAAGCCGCTGGGCGTAGTCGGACTGAACATGAGCCTCGGCAAGCTGGCCGAGCAGCTCGACAGCATCAAAATCCGGACGACAGGCTATGTCATTCTGCTCTCCCGCGACGGAACGATTCTGGCTCATCCCCGCAACCCGGAGCTTATAGCTAAAAATATTGCGGATATCGGCGTGCCGGAATTTGCCGGCATCAAAGAGAAAACGGCGGAGCATTTCGAGATCCGAATGGACGGCACAGACTACATCACCAATTTATATACGTCACAGCAAACCGGTTGGAAGTACCTGTCTGTCGTTGAAAAAAGCGAATTGACTCAAGAAGCCTACAAAATCGGGAAGATCAATCTCCTGACCAGCTCGATATGCGCCATCTTGTCCGTGCTGCTGGCGCTGGCGCTGGCATCTAACATTACGAAGCCGCTTCAGACCGTCGTCACGAATCTGAAGGCGATCAGCTCGGGCGATTTCACGGGCGAGGTTCCGGCTTACATCCGGCAGAAAAAGGATGAAATCGGCGTGTTAGGTCAATCGCTGCAGACGATGCAATCTTCGATTCGCCATCTGGTGGCCGAAATACGCGGCGCCGCCACGACATTGGCAGCCTCTTCGAAGGAGTTGTCCGCACACACGGCAGCGAGCACGGAACAGATTCAAGAAGTCGGATCCATCGTTAAGGTAGTCGCCGACGGGGCCGAGACGCAGATGCGGGGCACGGAAGAAGGCTCCAAGGCAATGGAAGAGATGGCCATCGGCATTCAGCGGATCGCGGAGAGCACAACCAGCATTTCCGAGACGTCGATGGATACGTCCGAGCAGGCGAAGAATGGCAGCATGCTGCTGCAGGAAGCGGTAAGACAGATGAACACGATCGATGAATCCGTGCGTAATTCGGGGGTCTTGGTTCACAATCTGGGCGAGCGCTCGGAACAGATGGCCGTTATTGTCGATGCCATCACCGAAATCGCATCGCAGACAAACCTCCTTGCCCTGAATGCGTCAATCGAAGCCGCCCGCGCAGGCGAACACGGTCAAGGCTTCGCCGTCGTTGCCCATGAGGTAAGGAAGCTGGCGGAGCGCTCGGCGGACTCCGCGCGCGAGATCGCCGACCTGATCGAAGAAGCGAAGAATGATGGCTCCAAGGCCGTCAAATCGATGGATGACGTTCGGGATAGCGTCGCCGATGGCATTTACAAAGTAGAAAACTCTGTGCAGCTCATTCAGCGCATCTTATCGGAAATTACCGATATGGCAGGCCAAATGCAAGATACGTCCGCCGTGACGGAAGAAATGTCCGCCGGCTCTGAGGAAGTGCTTGCATCCGTTAACGAAATCGCGCACATCGCCGAGAAGAACGCGGAGCATGCCACGACACTCGTGAAGTTCACGGATCAGCAGCTGCTGGATATGGCGGCCTTATTGAAAAATGCGGAGCAGCTTAATCAAATGGCACAGACGTTGAGCCAGATGATGAGCCGCTACAAAATATAAGGGAATACATCGAGGCATGGATTCTGCCAGCCGCCCGGGCCATCCCGCTAGGAAGAAAAGCCGGTATCCGGCGCCGTGATATGCTACAATGAGACGGGAGGGAAATATGAAGAAGCATTTCTACATCACGACTGTTCTTATTTTCGTATTGCTCCTGGCGGGATGCTCAG includes these proteins:
- a CDS encoding peptide MFS transporter, which encodes MAGNDRKKIIESVPQKGFFGHPKGLFTLFFTEFWERFSYYGMRAILVFFMYYEVSRGGLGFPENTALAIMSIYGSLVYMSGIIGGWMADRILGTSRAVFYGGILIMLGHIALAVPGNASLFFISMILIVLGTGLLKPNASSLVGEIYGEQDNRRDAGFSIFYMGINLGGFLSPLVVGTVGMNNFHLGFGLAAIGMFIGLAVYAATRSKNLGLAGTVVVNPLSPAEKKKVFALLGVSAVVLGALIAVAIAFGVLTFDTFIKLVGILGILIPTLYFVVMYRSPKTTPVERSRVIAYIPLFIASIMFWAIQEQGSTILANYADKRTQLEFAGIHISPAWFQSLNPLFIILLAPVFAWLWVKLGNRQPTIPQKFSLGLLFGGLSFLIILLPAYLGGPASLVNPLWLVLSYFVVVLGELCLSPVGLSATTKLAPAAFTAQTMSLWFLSNAAAQAINAQIVKFYTPETEMLYFGVIGGAAIVLSLLLYLLSPKIQSYMKGVK
- a CDS encoding methyl-accepting chemotaxis protein codes for the protein MLRSIKLKLILAFLVTILVPISLIGVIVHNSMVKEITDNFVTSTTNEVSQVDGRMSLYFDTVKENVQLLAASPIIRQADDTITSYMNRPEKSKATPSKNGGIETEIYKELERFAKTHPNTSSVFVGTAGGGYVQWPEDELAAQYDPRTRPWYDDGVANPGQVTMSEPYADAVSGLLRMSSVTAVNDGNDKPLGVVGLNMSLGKLAEQLDSIKIRTTGYVILLSRDGTILAHPRNPELIAKNIADIGVPEFAGIKEKTAEHFEIRMDGTDYITNLYTSQQTGWKYLSVVEKSELTQEAYKIGKINLLTSSICAILSVLLALALASNITKPLQTVVTNLKAISSGDFTGEVPAYIRQKKDEIGVLGQSLQTMQSSIRHLVAEIRGAATTLAASSKELSAHTAASTEQIQEVGSIVKVVADGAETQMRGTEEGSKAMEEMAIGIQRIAESTTSISETSMDTSEQAKNGSMLLQEAVRQMNTIDESVRNSGVLVHNLGERSEQMAVIVDAITEIASQTNLLALNASIEAARAGEHGQGFAVVAHEVRKLAERSADSAREIADLIEEAKNDGSKAVKSMDDVRDSVADGIYKVENSVQLIQRILSEITDMAGQMQDTSAVTEEMSAGSEEVLASVNEIAHIAEKNAEHATTLVKFTDQQLLDMAALLKNAEQLNQMAQTLSQMMSRYKI